The proteins below come from a single Candidatus Alcyoniella australis genomic window:
- a CDS encoding archease — protein MTDPTYRVLDHPADLYLELEAHDERELFVAAAQALYDLTVGDYAAPAAERLELEVEGRDLEHLLQRWLSELLFVLDAQRIAVRQVEVTRLETGRVSGSAQGVRLADLQEPPKLEIKAATFHGLQIDRGDGKIVARVLFDV, from the coding sequence CCGACATATCGCGTGCTCGATCATCCGGCGGACCTCTATCTGGAGCTCGAGGCGCACGACGAGCGCGAGCTGTTCGTCGCGGCCGCGCAGGCGCTATACGATCTGACGGTCGGCGATTACGCGGCGCCGGCTGCCGAGCGTCTGGAGCTCGAGGTCGAGGGACGCGACCTGGAACACCTGTTGCAACGCTGGCTGAGCGAACTGCTGTTTGTGCTCGACGCGCAACGGATCGCCGTCAGGCAGGTCGAGGTTACGCGGCTCGAGACGGGCCGGGTCAGCGGCAGCGCCCAGGGCGTGAGGCTGGCCGACCTCCAAGAGCCGCCCAAACTCGAGATCAAGGCGGCGACGTTTCACGGCCTACAGATCGATCGCGGCGATGGCAAAATCGTTGCACGGGTGCTGTTCGACGTATAG
- a CDS encoding PAS domain S-box protein, producing the protein MAEENNNKSFKAIELPSDLGSFDVDLLKRGLDMLGICVIALTTDHKIRYANRFFIELSGYALEQLVDRDFIERFVPQGMGEKAKTVFNSMLEQGRLSYHEATIVTRSGELRCLAWNSTLFRGWHGQELFLVFGQDVTERKVSDEALRKSEQRYRLLLENASDSILIADVNGKMLDANPKFLELLDRPLDYLKREGAPGFITHENLKHSPLRIAEVMQGKVVRHERELRRSDGRVIPVEITASRIDENTFQASIRDISERRQAEEALRRSEAKYRQLMEQASDAILVYDSKGRITDVNQAACQLAGRLRNELIGKLLTDLHRADDRELHQQNFKRVLRGERILTEAVIAREDGSSVQVEINAKRLGEDRVLAVIRDITKRREAEEALRQSEERYRTTIDALDDIVHVADRDLRIVLCNEALERVASELGFSATPVGAKISEVFPFIPEKALREYRAVFENGEPQISEEFTETEDRQFWTETSKIPIHDSLGQVQRVITIIRDITERKRMERALTAEAKIEGLEILAGGISRRLAEQMSVILGHSAVAKSILPTDDRVYRSLEAMEEAGRSVMRMAEQLKYISAEPRAHPRLFDVTRLIEDLLPELNKTIDPVWEVKLKINSAPAPVRLDSGMFEQALLSLMINARQAAPRADSAEMIVDMIDLQQALSDERDTIPPGRYVTVEIIDHGPPIDSRALQTLFMPFTIDRRGQRHGVGLSMVYGIVKSHSGYVRATSRRDAGNCVTIYLPAAENLDLRREQLISGGLTCTVLLAHAKRHMSGMLQSVLTRAGYSVIPASNAREAIEAVEQQGPIIDIVLLDLGLPHGSAQQVLHAVGELRPELALIAIRSDSVVPTLSSEDEARIHSVLPSSSDAVAVLEVLDLLLEQQTAEGGRQSQP; encoded by the coding sequence TTGGCTGAAGAAAATAACAACAAGTCGTTCAAGGCGATCGAGCTTCCCAGCGACCTGGGCAGCTTCGACGTCGACCTGCTCAAACGCGGCCTGGACATGCTGGGCATCTGCGTCATTGCGTTGACCACAGATCACAAGATCCGTTACGCCAACCGGTTTTTCATCGAGCTCTCCGGCTACGCTCTGGAGCAGTTGGTCGATCGGGACTTCATTGAGCGCTTCGTGCCGCAGGGCATGGGTGAAAAGGCGAAGACCGTTTTCAATTCCATGCTTGAGCAGGGTCGGCTTTCTTATCACGAGGCGACGATCGTCACTCGCTCAGGCGAGCTGCGCTGCTTGGCATGGAACTCGACGCTGTTTCGCGGCTGGCACGGACAAGAGCTGTTTCTGGTCTTCGGCCAGGACGTCACAGAACGCAAGGTCTCGGACGAAGCGTTGCGAAAGAGCGAACAACGCTACCGCCTGCTGCTCGAGAACGCCTCGGACTCGATCCTTATCGCCGACGTCAACGGCAAGATGCTCGACGCCAATCCCAAGTTTCTCGAGCTGCTCGATCGCCCCCTTGATTATTTAAAGCGCGAGGGAGCCCCCGGATTTATCACCCACGAGAACCTTAAGCACAGTCCGCTGCGCATCGCCGAGGTGATGCAAGGCAAGGTGGTGCGCCACGAGCGCGAGCTGCGACGCTCTGACGGTCGGGTGATACCGGTCGAAATTACGGCCTCGCGCATCGACGAGAACACCTTTCAGGCCAGCATCCGCGACATCAGCGAGCGCAGGCAGGCCGAGGAGGCGTTGCGCCGTAGCGAGGCAAAGTATCGCCAACTGATGGAGCAGGCCTCCGACGCGATTTTGGTCTACGACTCCAAGGGGCGGATCACCGACGTCAACCAAGCAGCCTGTCAGTTGGCGGGCCGCTTGCGCAACGAGCTGATCGGCAAGCTGCTGACCGACCTGCACCGGGCTGACGACAGAGAGCTTCACCAGCAGAACTTCAAGCGGGTATTGCGCGGCGAGCGGATATTGACCGAGGCCGTGATCGCCCGCGAGGACGGCAGCTCGGTCCAGGTCGAGATCAACGCCAAACGCCTGGGCGAGGATCGCGTGCTGGCGGTTATCCGCGACATCACCAAGCGCCGCGAGGCCGAGGAGGCGTTGCGTCAAAGCGAGGAGCGCTACCGCACGACGATCGACGCGCTGGACGACATCGTTCACGTGGCCGACCGCGATCTGCGGATCGTGTTGTGCAACGAGGCGCTGGAACGCGTCGCCTCCGAGTTGGGCTTCTCCGCTACGCCGGTGGGCGCCAAGATTTCCGAGGTCTTTCCCTTTATCCCGGAAAAGGCCTTGCGGGAGTATCGCGCGGTGTTCGAGAACGGCGAACCGCAGATCAGCGAAGAGTTCACCGAGACCGAGGACCGGCAGTTCTGGACCGAGACGAGCAAGATCCCGATCCACGATTCGTTGGGCCAGGTGCAGCGCGTGATCACGATCATCCGCGACATCACCGAGCGCAAGCGGATGGAGCGCGCGCTGACCGCCGAGGCCAAGATCGAGGGGCTGGAGATCCTCGCCGGCGGCATCTCACGCCGCCTGGCCGAACAGATGAGCGTGATCCTCGGTCACAGCGCGGTGGCCAAGTCGATCCTGCCCACCGACGACCGGGTCTACCGCAGCCTCGAGGCGATGGAGGAGGCCGGGCGCAGCGTGATGCGCATGGCCGAGCAGCTCAAGTACATTTCGGCCGAACCCCGCGCCCATCCGCGGCTGTTCGACGTTACCAGGCTGATCGAGGATTTGCTGCCCGAGCTGAACAAGACGATCGATCCCGTCTGGGAGGTGAAGCTCAAGATCAACAGCGCGCCGGCCCCGGTGCGCCTCGACTCGGGGATGTTCGAACAGGCCCTGCTGTCGCTGATGATCAACGCGCGCCAGGCCGCGCCGCGCGCCGATTCGGCCGAGATGATTGTCGACATGATCGATCTCCAACAGGCGCTGTCGGACGAGCGGGACACAATCCCGCCGGGCAGATACGTCACCGTCGAAATCATCGACCACGGGCCGCCCATCGACTCCCGGGCGCTGCAGACGCTGTTCATGCCGTTCACGATCGACCGCCGCGGCCAGCGTCACGGCGTGGGCCTGTCGATGGTCTACGGCATCGTCAAGTCCCACTCCGGGTACGTGCGGGCGACGAGCCGACGGGACGCGGGCAACTGCGTTACGATCTACCTGCCCGCCGCCGAGAACCTGGATCTGCGGCGCGAGCAGCTGATCTCCGGCGGCTTGACCTGCACCGTACTGCTGGCTCACGCCAAGCGGCATATGTCGGGCATGCTGCAGTCGGTGTTGACCCGTGCGGGCTACAGCGTGATCCCAGCCTCCAACGCTCGCGAGGCGATCGAGGCGGTGGAACAGCAGGGGCCGATCATCGACATTGTGCTGCTCGATCTGGGGTTGCCCCACGGTTCGGCCCAACAGGTGCTGCACGCGGTCGGCGAGCTGCGTCCGGAACTGGCCTTGATCGCCATCCGCTCGGATTCAGTGGTCCCGACGTTGAGCAGTGAGGACGAGGCGCGGATCCACAGCGTGCTTCCGTCTTCTAGCGACGCCGTGGCGGTGCTCGAGGTGCTGGACCTGCTGCTTGAACAGCAGACCGCCGAGGGCGGGCGGCAATCCCAACCCTGA
- a CDS encoding NAD(P)/FAD-dependent oxidoreductase, with protein sequence MGCRYTKVAIIGGGPAGAVCAEYLARAGCDVTVFEGRVCWEKPCAGGLTPLLFDEFPWMHALDQNCTRADRARIELFDDKIEIELSRPIRMVTRADLARLLRGRTQSAGARWVDRFARTIEPAGPSVLVEGERFDCVVGADGASSSVRRRLSTPLSREDMALSSGLYVPARFQRGIVVRMLPQLCGYAWIFPRPDCTSVGVVGAYAATDGRELRREAERLARDYLPAAAVDAARPFGHPLPAVRGGLLLDDGLWSDRFALVGDAAGLCDQLTGEGIRWAMLSGKLAAEAIAAGEMRRYADALRKRVLPELALCGRYVSRILRRGPLRLAGLFGPRSSLLRRAIDDYLTGSLSYPNFKQRLIYPAPLFFGQLAVQFLFSKRK encoded by the coding sequence ATGGGTTGTCGATACACCAAGGTTGCGATCATTGGGGGAGGTCCCGCGGGCGCGGTCTGCGCGGAGTACCTGGCGCGCGCAGGCTGCGATGTCACGGTGTTCGAGGGACGCGTCTGCTGGGAGAAGCCCTGCGCCGGCGGACTGACCCCGCTGCTGTTCGACGAGTTTCCCTGGATGCACGCACTGGATCAAAATTGCACCAGGGCCGACCGCGCGCGGATCGAACTGTTCGACGACAAAATCGAGATCGAGCTTTCCCGTCCGATCCGCATGGTGACCAGGGCCGACCTGGCGCGCCTGCTTCGGGGGCGCACCCAATCCGCGGGTGCGCGTTGGGTCGATCGTTTCGCGCGTACGATCGAGCCCGCAGGACCATCGGTGCTGGTCGAGGGCGAGCGTTTCGACTGCGTGGTCGGCGCGGACGGCGCAAGCTCGAGCGTGCGCCGCAGGCTCTCCACGCCGTTGTCGCGCGAGGACATGGCGCTCAGCTCAGGTCTCTACGTGCCCGCGCGATTCCAGCGCGGGATCGTGGTGCGCATGCTGCCGCAGCTGTGCGGCTACGCCTGGATTTTCCCCCGTCCGGACTGCACCAGCGTCGGAGTGGTCGGCGCCTACGCCGCCACTGACGGCCGCGAACTGCGGCGCGAAGCCGAACGTCTGGCGCGCGATTATTTGCCGGCCGCGGCGGTGGATGCCGCGCGTCCCTTCGGCCATCCGCTGCCCGCGGTACGCGGCGGGCTGTTGCTCGACGACGGATTGTGGAGCGATCGCTTCGCGCTGGTGGGCGACGCTGCGGGGCTGTGCGACCAGCTCACCGGCGAGGGCATTCGCTGGGCGATGCTCTCGGGCAAGCTGGCGGCCGAGGCGATCGCCGCCGGCGAGATGCGGCGCTACGCTGACGCACTGCGTAAACGCGTGCTGCCCGAGCTCGCCCTCTGCGGACGTTACGTGTCGCGCATTTTGCGTCGCGGCCCGCTGCGGTTGGCTGGATTATTCGGTCCGCGATCGAGTTTGTTGCGGCGCGCGATCGACGATTATCTGACCGGCAGCTTGAGCTATCCGAACTTCAAGCAGCGCTTGATTTACCCCGCGCCGTTGTTCTTCGGTCAACTCGCCGTGCAGTTTTTATTTTCCAAACGTAAGTGA
- a CDS encoding histone H1-like repetitive region-containing protein: MPVKKTAAKKKVAKKPVAKKAVAKKAVAKKAPAKKVVKKAVAKKAPAKKIVKKAVAKKAPAKKIVKKKAVAKKAPAKKAVKKVVKKKAVAKKAPAKKAVKKVVKKKAVAKKAPAKKVVKKAVAKKAPAKKAVKKKVVAKKAPAKKVVKKKAPAKKK, translated from the coding sequence GTGCCTGTGAAAAAAACTGCTGCGAAAAAGAAGGTAGCCAAAAAGCCCGTAGCCAAGAAGGCTGTAGCCAAGAAGGCTGTGGCAAAGAAGGCTCCGGCAAAGAAGGTCGTGAAAAAGGCCGTTGCAAAGAAGGCTCCGGCAAAGAAGATCGTGAAGAAGGCCGTCGCCAAGAAGGCCCCGGCAAAGAAGATCGTGAAGAAGAAAGCCGTCGCCAAGAAGGCCCCGGCGAAGAAGGCCGTGAAGAAGGTCGTGAAGAAGAAAGCCGTCGCCAAGAAGGCCCCGGCAAAGAAGGCCGTGAAGAAGGTCGTGAAAAAGAAAGCCGTTGCCAAGAAGGCCCCGGCGAAGAAGGTCGTGAAGAAGGCCGTTGCCAAGAAGGCCCCGGCAAAGAAGGCCGTGAAGAAGAAAGTCGTTGCCAAGAAGGCCCCGGCTAAAAAAGTCGTAAAGAAGAAAGCTCCGGCCAAGAAGAAATAG
- the smpB gene encoding SsrA-binding protein SmpB encodes MDDEGVKVVSRNRKARHNYAIEDTLEAGLSLQGTEVKSLREGRASLTDGYVSFDKGQAYLVSVHIDEYSHGNRFNHEPLRRRRLLLHKEEIRRLSVKVAQRGLSVVPLQIHFRRGKAKVLLGVGRGKRTQDKRETLKRRDLDREMERELRRR; translated from the coding sequence ATGGATGACGAGGGCGTCAAGGTCGTATCCAGAAACCGCAAGGCACGCCACAACTACGCCATCGAGGACACACTGGAAGCCGGGCTCTCGCTGCAGGGCACCGAGGTCAAGAGCCTGCGCGAGGGACGCGCGAGCCTCACCGACGGCTACGTGTCTTTCGATAAGGGCCAAGCCTACTTGGTCTCAGTGCACATCGACGAGTACTCCCACGGCAACCGCTTCAACCACGAGCCGCTACGCAGGCGCAGACTGTTGTTGCACAAGGAAGAGATCCGACGCCTGTCGGTCAAGGTTGCGCAACGCGGCCTGTCGGTGGTGCCGTTGCAGATTCACTTCCGCCGCGGCAAAGCCAAGGTGCTGCTTGGAGTCGGTCGCGGCAAGCGCACGCAAGATAAGCGCGAGACGCTCAAGCGCCGCGACCTGGACCGCGAGATGGAGCGCGAGTTGCGCCGTCGCTAG
- a CDS encoding DUF92 domain-containing protein: protein MDPFSPLNLLLGLGINGLIAAVSYRARAVDISGVIGGLLVGIAIWIGGGWQGYMLLLTFFIVGTAASRHKYALKAAKGIAQKKGGRRSAKHALANTSVTAIVGIAHLALPDAIWPLPCMAAGMAAALADTIASELGQLYGKHPISLNNFQRVSVGTEGAVSLAGTVLGGLGGALIAALAFVLGLVDGSGVLLVSLAALVAIHFESVLGGIFDIWHLDPNETLNFTQTAAAALIVYALI from the coding sequence ATGGATCCCTTCTCGCCGCTGAACCTCTTACTCGGCTTGGGCATCAACGGTCTGATCGCCGCGGTGAGTTATCGCGCGCGCGCCGTGGACATCTCGGGCGTGATCGGCGGCCTGCTGGTGGGCATCGCGATTTGGATCGGCGGCGGATGGCAAGGCTACATGCTGCTGCTGACGTTCTTCATCGTGGGTACTGCGGCCAGCCGCCACAAGTACGCACTCAAGGCAGCCAAGGGGATCGCCCAGAAAAAGGGCGGACGCCGTAGCGCCAAGCACGCCCTGGCCAATACCAGCGTTACGGCCATCGTCGGCATCGCACACCTGGCGTTGCCCGATGCGATCTGGCCGCTGCCGTGCATGGCCGCGGGAATGGCCGCGGCGCTGGCCGACACCATCGCCTCGGAGTTGGGGCAGCTCTACGGCAAGCATCCCATCTCGCTCAACAACTTCCAGCGCGTGTCAGTGGGCACCGAGGGCGCGGTCAGCTTGGCCGGCACCGTGCTTGGGGGACTAGGCGGCGCGTTGATCGCCGCTCTGGCATTCGTATTGGGATTGGTCGATGGCAGCGGCGTGTTGCTCGTCTCCCTCGCGGCCTTGGTCGCGATCCACTTCGAGAGTGTGCTCGGCGGGATCTTCGACATCTGGCACCTGGATCCCAACGAGACACTGAACTTCACCCAGACCGCTGCCGCGGCGCTGATCGTCTACGCTCTAATTTAA
- a CDS encoding zinc ribbon domain-containing protein has product MPLYEYKCKECGLEFDELVSLSKRDQVRCPKCQGDPERKLSGFVSSGGGGGLSSSSCSSGPTGFS; this is encoded by the coding sequence ATGCCGTTGTACGAATATAAGTGTAAAGAATGCGGCCTCGAGTTTGATGAACTCGTCAGCCTCTCCAAGCGCGACCAGGTGCGCTGCCCCAAGTGCCAAGGTGATCCCGAGCGCAAACTCTCGGGATTCGTCAGCAGCGGGGGCGGGGGCGGCCTTTCGAGCTCGTCGTGCTCCTCCGGGCCGACGGGCTTTAGCTGA
- a CDS encoding metal-dependent hydrolase — protein sequence MNPVSHFLIGWVTANTVELTRRDRALIVIAGVAPDLDGLGIVAEKATQHSEQPLLWWTQYHHVLCHNLGFGLLLTALALVLAKTRRAITALLALLAFHLHLLGDLVGARGPEGDQWPIPYLLPFSDKWELAWSHQWALNAWPNFAITAAMLAATFYLAAKRGYSPLEFVSQKADKKFVETLRKRFGENWPSG from the coding sequence GTGAACCCTGTCTCGCACTTCCTCATCGGCTGGGTCACGGCCAACACGGTCGAGCTGACCCGACGCGACCGCGCACTGATCGTGATTGCCGGAGTTGCCCCGGACCTCGACGGCCTGGGGATTGTGGCTGAGAAAGCCACGCAGCACAGCGAGCAGCCCCTGCTCTGGTGGACGCAATATCATCACGTGCTGTGCCACAACCTGGGGTTCGGCCTACTGCTGACTGCCCTGGCCCTGGTGCTTGCCAAGACCCGACGCGCGATAACCGCGCTGCTGGCCCTGCTGGCGTTCCATTTGCACCTGCTCGGCGATTTGGTGGGCGCACGCGGCCCTGAGGGCGACCAATGGCCGATCCCCTATTTGCTGCCCTTCTCCGACAAATGGGAACTTGCCTGGTCGCACCAATGGGCGCTCAACGCCTGGCCCAACTTTGCGATTACCGCCGCCATGCTCGCCGCTACATTCTACCTGGCAGCCAAACGCGGCTACTCCCCCCTGGAGTTCGTATCACAAAAGGCTGATAAGAAGTTCGTCGAAACGCTGAGGAAGCGGTTTGGGGAAAACTGGCCCAGCGGGTAA